AAAAAGCCACCCAGGAAGAGTCATTAGGGCTCAAGCTAATTATAGTCCATCTGGGTGGTGGTTGGAGGTTTACGCAATAGGAGGTGTCTTCTAGCTGCATGGCTGCTCCGCTCGGTAAAGAGGGTCTCGGTGACATGCAGAAGGGGATGCACCTGCAGTGCCTGTTTCTTGCAAGCAGAAAGGCATGAAAGGTCAGGAGAGCACAGGCTGGGCAGTGAGGAGCCGCCGCCGTCACGCGGCACCCAATTAAGTCAATTAAGCTCCGGTGATTCACCTGCCGATGGTTTGGAGGTGGCTGTCTCCTCTCGCAGAGGTTTCTGCCCCGTGTAGCCGGGGGTCAGCCAGGACCGGCACAGGGTTGTGGGGAGATGCTCGGTCTGTCCGCGTGGCCGGTGAGATGGGCACGGTGACACCGATGACACCAACGGCTGTGACTTCTTTAGGTTTAGGTGTCCTTTACTCTGACTCAGTTCTGTTATCTCCAGCATAGGTTATCTCTACCTCCCTCACCAGGGAAGCCAGTAGATTTAATTTGTTAATGCTGGTAAAGCTCTGCTGCTAGGATGGCTGGTGTTACCTACAAAAACTATTGTTTGATTTGTCATTATTCCTTTGTTTTTGAAGGAGAgttttaatttttcccctttgtgcTAGGCGAGGTTTCTCCTGTAACctctgctgttgttgttttgcaCTGAGCAGAACATTGACTCATGGGCAGCCTCTGTGATAACTATAATTAggagaaaatgcatttacaaaGCTCTTTCCTCTGATGCAAGCACATCATTGTCCTTGCAGAGAAATAATTCTTGCCATGCTTTCAGGTGGGTGTGGGCAGCTAGTGATTACATTTGACACTCATATTATTTGAGTGGATTTTCCTAGCTGGATATGCTACCTACGGAGCAAGTGGTAGTCTTTATACTCCCCACTTGTTTTGAGCATAAGTCTCTACCGATGCATTTAAACATATAGGAAAAGAATATAAATGTATAGAATGGAGTAGTAATCAAAGAAAGCATTGAGACTGTGTTGTATACCCAGAGATTTATTTAGTGCTTTTGAAGAAGAATAAAAGTCAAGAGAAAATAACTCACTGGAGCTTTGTCAAAACATCAGCTGGGGAGGAGGCTTGTCGGGAGAACGTCTCTGCTTGGCAATCCCTTCCCACTTGGCTCTGAGCTGTGCTTTCGATGGTGTCTTGCTCTTGCAGGGAGCCCCGTggcactttgagccctgccctcaGGCAGGTCCGACTTGTTGCCGGATAGCCCAGCACTGCTGGCCTGGctgcctccccccgccacccccaaatccccttgcacaggggctgggggctcgggtGACTCTGCCCGCCTCGTCGGGGCAAGGAAGAAGGCTGGGAGGTCACagcatcccctcctgcccctctgccctgaAGCCAGAGCCGCTCTGCAGCCTGCTCATTGCTTTTTGAGTTCAATCCATTAGCACCAAACTGTGCTCCCCCCGCCTGCACCTTCCTTGCACGCCAGCATTGCTGCACATGGGTTTTGCTTTTCCTAGTTGCAAACACCCACTGGAGGGAACAGCCCTTGGCAATATTATAAAGAGAAGCAGAGTAAAGATTAGTTGGGCTGCACAGGTCTTTTTCTCTCCATCTTACACCTTACAGCCGTATAGCGCTTAGGGCCAAGGAAGAACAGTCAATCTAATACCCCATTAAAATGCTGCTGCGCTCACCAGAATAACTGCCGGGACAagaggcagagctcagccccgcTCCGGACAGTGAGAAAGCTCATAAAGGTCTCCCTTTGCTTCGGGGGGAAAAGCACAATTTAGAAAACTGTCTTGTGGCTAAATAATAGGAAATACCTACGCACATCGCAGGCTGCTGCGTTTTACTTGGTCACCTCAACTGTTGCAGGTTCAATAGCTCAAACCCCGGGCAGCAGCCCATTTCTGCGGGTGCAGGAGCACTGCTTAGGCAGGCGTGGGTCAGTCGCATGTACCTGCATGCATCAGATCCTGGATCACCTTGAGGCACCCCTCTGAGGGCTCTCCATATCATTTTCCATCGCCCGTTACCCCCCGCCTGCCCTCTGCCTCCGATGGGGGGTTTATACCCCAAGACGCCTGCCTGTACCACCCGCTGGGGTTGGTCTGACCCGGACACCCGCGGTTCGGGAGCCTTTGGTTTCGCTGTAGCAAGCTGAGGTCGGCGGAGCCGCTGCTGCCGGAGCTGGCTGGGGCAcgtgattaaaaaaaccaatcGCCTTTGGTTTTGCAGCAAATTAAGATACGATTGCTGCGTATCTTCCTCTCGGCGTAAGACCAGGAGGGACTCAGGGGTTTATCAGCCAGTTCAAATGGCTGAGGCAGGTCAACCCTTGGTTACTTATTCCTCCAGCAAAGATACGTGAGGTTTTCTAGTTCCTGTGTCATTTTGTACGTCTGTACGTGTGCACAGCAAAGACGGTTCCAACCTTCAAAGCACCAACTGAAACACTTCCAGTTCCTCCTGCCAGAAGTTGGCACTGAGCTGCTTATCTGCCTCGTTCGGAAACAGCAATAAATTCACCTCCAGCGGGCACAgtgttttacttttcattgttCCTTTGCCTCCCTCCGTGATAGGCCGTTTGACACGTTTATAAATGGTTTTGTGCTGTGTGGGATTAACCTACATTTATCATAATTCCAGTACAGAGAAATAAATGCTCAGTTCAATATAGAAAGTGACCCAGGTTGTTTCCCGCGCAGAAGGCGGGTATGTTTAGTAGGGTGGAAAGCACAGAGGTTAATGCCCCGGTACAGTGAATTCCCCAGTCATCTCTGGAGCAGAGAGAGTCTGTTTGCTCAGTGCTTTGTGCTCTGGCCTCTGGGCATAAAAATAACCAAATACAAATAATGCAAATAGTGGGTGTTCTTACTAAGCTTTTAACTCTGTAATTCACGGGCAAAGGGGGACCCAGGCTGACGTGAGCAGGGCTGCGGGAAGGCGGAGGAGTTCACCTACACCTGGGGCCTGAAGTCTGCAGCAAAATGTGGGTCTCTGCTGCAGAAGCACATCGCTGACTTGGAGCCGGAGAAAATCGCCTTCCCACTTATTTCCAGCCTGTACCTTCTGCAGAAGCACTTTTCTTGGGGCTGAGTACTCACATaccaaaaaatatattctgttaaCATATTATTACTAATATTATCTTTAACTTCTTATCAGGCCAGGCTGGATTGTCTTGCTCCTCTCTCTGGGCTGTTCAGCCCCATCATGTCTTGTCTTGCGCTGAAGCATTCCTCCATCTCCCTGGGATTTAGGAAGGGTGACACACACACCACCTCCCTTGGGAATGGGTAGGAATGCCAAATAACAAATGTTTGCTACCAAGATGATGTGTCTCATGCAAATGCTTCCAACCTCATGCACTGACCTTTCCTTTGTTATCCTTAtcttttaaagaacagtttcTGAAGCTTTTGTTTGGGGAAAACATCAAACAAACCAGGTTCacccctgcctttccctggaTCCGCAGTCAGCGACGCCCGAGCAGCCCGTTCCACCTTGCAGCCTGTGGACAGCCATTATTTTGCTGCTGGGGTCAAATAATGTTTGGGATGAAAGTTAGCATCATTCATGAGAGTCACCAGATGCGATACGCTCTGTGCCAGAACCACTGTGCCCCACGGGGATTGCGCTGACCTTTATTTTATCAGGACAGACTTGTTATGGCTTTCAAGCAAAACCAGTCTGACCCCTAAGTCCTCGCCGTGCATGGATCTACCAGGCAGACCATTCCACCTGCCCCTTCCCCATCTTCCTCTCCATCCTTGCAGGCCCGAGTCCCGCGTCTGGACGgtgatgctgctgctggggacgtgCCTGCTGTACTGCGCCCGCGTCACCGTGCCCATCTGCGCCGTCGCCCTGAGCACCCACTTCGACTGGGACAAGAAGCAGTCCGGCATCGTGCTCAGCAGCTTCTTCTGGGGCTACTGCTTGACGCAGATTATCGGAGGACATATCAGTGATCAGTACTGGAAATTATTCTCATGTTTTCCTCTCCTCGGGCTTCTTCAATGACACTTAGCTTGGTTTTGACCTCTCAGTTCAAGTCTCGACAGTGGCTGTGAAGTGTTCACCCTGGGACAGTGATGGGGTGGGAGGGTGAAGCGTGTCCGTGGGGAGAAGCTTTATGGGGCACTGCAGGTTGCTCTGAAAGCAGTTGAGGTCTCTCCGTCAGCCTCACTCAGGGTCTGTGGCTCTGATTCAGAAAGGGCACGTGTAGTTTTGACTGCCCGGTTAGATCTCTGGGTCTTAAGATTGGCTTTATGCTTACAGGGCAGCATGCACTGAAGGACTTTGCACAGGCAAAATCCCAGCAAACACAGGGAGCCTGCACCATCAttgctgcctgcccagctcctgcacagcagctgccaggagggaTCTGCAGTCCTGTAACGGACGCTTAGACCAacgtagggttttttttttcacctggaaaGTTGAAGAGCACTTTTATACCAGCATAATTTTTCTCATGGAGGTTGTTTTTAGCACTGGTTCAGTAATTggaataaaaaaagcagagccacaAGCTTACATGTTAAGCTGATGAAAGAAATAGTGGGCGTAAAGCAgactttattttagaaaagtgaTAAATGCTGATGCTCACGCATAGTTCATAGCTGCTGCTCACCGGGAGTGTTATTTGTCCATTAACAAACAGCTTAATCCCAGTGGTGCCAGACAGCCATTTGGAAGGGTTTATAGCTGCAGTCACTAATCACaagaagaaagtatttcctttttgcaAAGGATACAGCTTTTTTCTACTTGATCTGCATAGCCTATCTTCGTTTTCAGTTCAGCACCTCTGGTTTTTCCGCCCTATACTCTCATGCAATCTTTTCACAAGCAAGCCCCCATCACAGTTTCCATCATGTTTGGGAAAACTAAATGTCTCCATTTTATCATATCAATTAAAAAACAGCTTCCCCAGTTGGCTGTAAGGAAAGATCTAAGTAATTACCTGCTCGAGTTCCTTTCCCCAGCCACCCTATTCTTAGTGAGGAGGGCTTTCCTATGAAATCTTCTGTGAGGAACACATGCCTGGAAAGATTACATTATCCATGCAGTGCGCTATGCTATTTAATTATGTTCCTTAGTAGTTTGCAAGCAaatgcctgcaaaaacccaaatATTAACAGGCAGAGCTGATGCAAAAGAGCAGATGGAAGAGAAAACACCGTCACTGGTTAAGAAAAGCAGAACGGTGACAGCAGCTTGGGCTTCCCCTCCGTCAGAGACTGTATCAGGGCACTGGTGTCTCTGGGGTTGGTGTGTGCTGGAGTGGGACGGGCAGCGCTGGCGGCCAGTGTCCTGGTGAGAGCGATCCCAGTGACCGGCCGCTCGCTCCCTGCTCcaggggagcaggaggtgggaagggaggaggtcAGAGCTACTCCCCAGAGGGCTAAAGGCATTTGTAAGAGAAGAACAGGTTTGACTGAAAGGTTGCTCTTAAAAACAGGCTAAACTGGGAAGAGCACTTGAGTCGTGACTGGGGGGCTTTGCCCTTTCGCTCTCCCCTCGTTTTTGATAACGTGTTTTCTGTCTTCCAGAATAGGAGGTGAGAAGGTCCTCCTCCTCTCGGCATCAGCCTGGGGCTTCCTCACGGTCCTCACCCCTCTGCTCACCCACCTCACTTCTGCCCATCTGGCTTTTATGACCTCCTCCAGGTTCCTCATGGGCTTGCTGCAAGGTGAGACCCCTGTCCTGAgcgtgtctgtgtgtctgtctgcccAGGGGCTCCTTGCAGGGGGGCCCGTGTGCAGTAAATTCAGATGCAAGTCGCGTGGTTTGCAGCGCGTGAACCCTTCTCCTCTGTGATCGAGCGATGCTCTGCCTCAAAACTGCCTCCACACCCAGAACTTccacgggaaaaaaaaagagacatttctaGAGAAGGTCGCTGACAAATCACTGCCCTGTAGAAATCTCTCTGCCAGACAAGGGCTGCTGGCTTCCGAAATCATCAACGTTCCTGTTTGATTTTCCGCATTTTAAAACTCCTTCAAAGCACTTGGGGAAAATTGGTCCTTGCCAAAACTGTAGGATAATTTGGGATGATTTGCCTTCCCTCTGCAGCACTGGGGGACCGTTGGGAGAAGTGCGTTGGCACTGGTGGATTTACAGTAGCAGCGGTGACGATGAAACAGGGGATTACGGAGAAGGCACAAACAAACCTTTCATGGCGATGGATtcacttactttgttttatatcCCTGTTTTGAGTTCACCAAAGGTCTTGTTGCTTTGTCTCGGTGTTTAGCTCCTGCTGGatcttttaaatttgcttttgattTGCTCACGAGGGCACAGGAGCCTGACTGCTCCCTGCCTTGCTCCCGTTGCTCGCAGGGGTGTATTTCCCGTCCCTGGCCAGCCTGTTGTCCCAGAAGGTCCGGGAGAGCGAGCGAGCCTTCACCTACAGCACGGTGGGGACTGGCTCGCAGTTTGGGTAAGTTCAAAAGGCTTTGAGCAGCGAGTGACAGTCTCCGGACATCGTACATGATGCAATGCCATTAAATAGTTGGAGGCAAAACTTGCAGCCCAAAGTACATGTGGATTCCTGGGTCCTTGAGGATACCGGGAAGCCTCAGGCAGTTGCTGTCGTGCATGTCAAGgatttatgtacttttttttcctttcttttcaagccAGACTTTGAAGAGTGTTTGCAACATTTAATGACTATGGGAAACAGCCTGATTCAGTAGGAAGAGCAAGGGTCAGCCTGAAACTGGTCACCTGTCCTCTCTGATAGATGGGGATAACAGACCTGCCCCATCTCTGCTACTCTCCATGAGAATTACCTTTCTAAATGGAAGGGTTGCTTAAAAGCCAAATAGAAATATTACTGCGCTTAATCATCTAGTTTTCCAGCGTACTCATTTCTTATGCTGATTTATACATTCTGTGAGATACTTTCTGCACACCAGCAACTTCACTTTCTTTCCCCGACGAGCACGTTTCCGTGCGGGGCAGGCGAGCGTGAGGTCCCTTAGCAGTTTCTCCTCCCCAGCTGAGGATCCCGAGGTGCCACGCAGGGAACGGGGCAGGTTGCAGAGTCACGGGGTGACGGGGCAGTGCCTGCGCACGCAGCGACTGACGGCTCTTTTAAGCGCATTTAGTGACACGCAGCGTCCACCCCAGGGAGCATCTCCCATTGACACACGCAGTCCAAACGCTCTTGGCCAGGCTGTAAATCCCAGTGTGGTTTCTCTTGCAGGACGCTGGTGATCGGCGGTGCAGGATCTCTCCTCCTGGACTGGTACGGCTGGGAGAGCGTTTTCTATTTCTCTGGTTTGCTCACTTTGCTCTGGGTTTACTGCACCTGCAAATACCTCCTGAGTGAGAAAGGTAAGCcccgctgcctgcatccctcggCCGCCAGCGCGCCTCAGGCTGCGGGGCCCGCGTGGTACCTCCCGGTTATTTTCTGCAAACCCCCTGTGTTTCCAAGATCGTGCCTGGTTTTACACAAAGACCTTTTGTTCAGATGTCTTCTGTAACACACGCTGTGTCTCACCCAAGATGCTAAACCCAGAAACGAGGTTTTGAGCTCTGGCATTGCTGTTGTCCTGTTTCAAGTCCCACGCTGGATTATATTGCTGTCGAGAGCCTGACCTGGCTCCTCAGGACTCTTAAGCACCAGTGAAAACACCAAACAGAGCATGATCTTCAAAGTGGATTAAGCTCAAGCAGGGCAAGATACTTATTCCAAACTAAGAGCATCTACACGTAGAGCTTTTAAAAACCAGTTAATCCGGAATATCTCTTCCCAAATAACTGTCTGGGAGTAATTCCACACATGGGCAAACCATTACACCTGGCTACAGCATTATTAGTGTGAGTGTGGTATGTAGGAGCTCAGCCCATCAGGAGCCTGGTGTGTGCCTGGTGCTGCACAAAATCCAAATCTGTCCTTGCCCAAAGAGACTTCTGTTTAATTATAACAAGAGATATAACAAATGGGTGAAGGTGGCTGGATGGGGAAGCGTGTGGATGCAGTGGAAAAATTTTGGTGAACAGAACAAGGTGTTTTCACGAGCATCCAATGCCAAAAAGAGAAAGGGATTAAAGGTAGTTGTATAGCAGTCTCCCAGGGCTTCCTCCAGCTGCACAGAAAATTATTGATCAGAGCtttcctttgcatgttttctCCCCTGCAGAACTCATCATCCCCATAGATTATTTGATGAGAGGCCTCGCGATGTCCAAGCAGACCAAAGTCCCCTGGAAGCAGCTGTTTAAGAAGCCGCCGATATGGTAGGCAGCTGCGGTGGCCTCGAGCgtcggcagggctggggagcaccctCCTGccaagggctttttttcctctctgtgcttATTTCTTCTGCCTATGTGTATTTTGTCcacttatttatgtatttgggAAATACGACCAGGTTTTCTAATGCCTTCTGTATAAATAAAGAACTAAAAAGGTAGGCTTGACAAACGGCGGTTTATGTTCTGTCCGGAGGAATGTCAGGCTTGAGTATTACTGGCAAATCTTCCTCCTTCGCAGTCTGTTCCCTGTGTGGGTTGTGTGCTCCTGCGGAGGGACATTCTCCACCGGTCTGGTTAGAAATGCTGCTTGTAATGGGCTCCTGAGAAGTGCTGCTCAGGGGCACtgggtggcacaggctgtgttCTCATTGCTGGCAAAACACCTTTTTAATAGACATTTTCTCTTTGGGATTCTGCATTTGGTACTGAAGCTCATCCAAGCACGTTCCCAAGTTTAAAGACGGGGAGGAGGGCgatggggctgcagggcagcaagCCCATTCCTGCCTTGAATAACCATATCAGCATCTGCTGATAACAAACCCctagaaaaccccaaacaagacCTCTTGGAGCAGGACAGCTTTTGCAGCGCTGGAAGGGACCGGTGGGAAATGCACTCGCACAATTGCCGCTGCACTTAACCTCCCCTGAACCCGGGGCTGACGTCAGGCGCCCGCCCGGGCGCTGCGCGGCGAGGGCAGCGAAGGAAGGAGTGATGCTGCGAGTGGCAAGCCAAAAGGAGTAGTTATCTAGGAAAAAATCTCAGGAAGCAATTGTAGCACTGTGAAGGAACTGAAATATTGGGTTGCTCGAGCGCCCGTTTCCCACCCAGTGTGACCTGTCCCTCCTGATTATTTCCTCCCCGCTGTGTATTTTCAGGGCTGTCATCATCGCTCAGCTTTCTACGGCCAGCACGTTTTTCACTCTCCTTTCCTGGCTGCCAACTTTCTTTAAGGAAACTTTCCCCGAGTCAAAGGTAAGTTGGCTCTGAGACACAGGCATTGCCGGTCTCCGTGCAAATgaggtggtgctgggtgctggccgaAACGGGTTGGTTAGGGAGGAAGATGATGGCAGAGGGATGTGGTGAGagcaggctgggaggcaggaggaggtgggaggcTTCCCTGCGGGGTTAGGAGCCGTTACCCCCCTGCACATGCATTTGGAGATGCAAGCAAGCATCCTCCCTCCAGGCAGGCAGAGGCTAGTTCCTAGTCGCTTGTTTAGGGATGCTGacgtggggcagagctggggcaccttccaggcagggaagagagggTTATATTTAGTTTTTAGACTGCTTTTCTTCTGAGGGAAGGATGGTTTTCAAATGGCACAGAGCTCATGACGTTATGGCAAATGACCGTCAACCCCTTCACTCCTGGGTTTTCATGGGGTTTTTAACTGTACTCACATTGTATAGCACAGAGCTGCCTGCAAAAATCGTAATTACCATTAATAACGTGTACTTCAAAAATACTGTAAAaccttccctctcctcagcacaaATTATGTTCCCATTTTTTGGAAACCTAGGCAATACTCAGCTGGGCTgagagctggtattttgttcttcttgttcTCAGAAACTCAAACAATCTTTTCCACAGTGGCTCTGTTCGGTTTTTATAATTTCCAGAGCTGCTTACAAATGCTTTTTCATATTACATGTGTAAGGCGCTTTATGGCATACttgatatttatattaaaatcatGTATTAAACTAGCAAACATATTGTTGTGACAAGATCTATGCACCTCGAGTAATACGCTTGTGCGGCA
The nucleotide sequence above comes from Calonectris borealis chromosome 17, bCalBor7.hap1.2, whole genome shotgun sequence. Encoded proteins:
- the SLC17A9 gene encoding voltage-gated purine nucleotide uniporter SLC17A9 isoform X2 is translated as MAAGGGGRNVPVCSAEHGPRAAQQDGMRRDGGGDPYWSRRFREGALVFGAGATNQGPSWDTWGSAAPLCRPGKVIQHLDLRIGHFSQRRPESRVWTVMLLLGTCLLYCARVTVPICAVALSTHFDWDKKQSGIVLSSFFWGYCLTQIIGGHISDQIGGEKVLLLSASAWGFLTVLTPLLTHLTSAHLAFMTSSRFLMGLLQGVYFPSLASLLSQKVRESERAFTYSTVGTGSQFGTLVIGGAGSLLLDWYGWESVFYFSGLLTLLWVYCTCKYLLSEKELIIPIDYLMRGLAMSKQTKVPWKQLFKKPPIWAVIIAQLSTASTFFTLLSWLPTFFKETFPESKGWVFNVVPWLVAIPTSLFSGFLSDHLINQGYKTITIRKFMQVIGSGVSSIFALCLGQTSSFCKAIVFASASVGLQTFNHSGISVNVQDLAPSCAGLLFGVGNTGGALLGVICVYLAGYLIETTGSWISVFNLVAAVNSIGLCAFLMFGEAQRVDTDSAYMDL
- the SLC17A9 gene encoding voltage-gated purine nucleotide uniporter SLC17A9 isoform X1, whose protein sequence is MAAGGGGRNVPVCSAEHGPRAAQQDGMRRDGGGDPYWSRPESRVWTVMLLLGTCLLYCARVTVPICAVALSTHFDWDKKQSGIVLSSFFWGYCLTQIIGGHISDQIGGEKVLLLSASAWGFLTVLTPLLTHLTSAHLAFMTSSRFLMGLLQGVYFPSLASLLSQKVRESERAFTYSTVGTGSQFGTLVIGGAGSLLLDWYGWESVFYFSGLLTLLWVYCTCKYLLSEKELIIPIDYLMRGLAMSKQTKVPWKQLFKKPPIWAVIIAQLSTASTFFTLLSWLPTFFKETFPESKGWVFNVVPWLVAIPTSLFSGFLSDHLINQGYKTITIRKFMQVIGSGVSSIFALCLGQTSSFCKAIVFASASVGLQTFNHSGISVNVQDLAPSCAGLLFGVGNTGGALLGVICVYLAGYLIETTGSWISVFNLVAAVNSIGLCAFLMFGEAQRVDTDSAYMDL